In Rhodamnia argentea isolate NSW1041297 chromosome 11, ASM2092103v1, whole genome shotgun sequence, one genomic interval encodes:
- the LOC115746980 gene encoding uncharacterized protein LOC115746980 — protein MDNQGRGSRGGSRGGSGGASNSRTTVREDPRVDRVLRALEEIGNPMGRQIQERAAAIAQAAEARIALATVAAHGVNVNQGNDIGNRQMHQLVEQFLKLKLAKFIGKGDLQVAPHWIEDLEKAYEVLGYTEEEKVTLVVYRLRDTAIDWWKPTKGRVFPEGTALNWTVFTEVFNGKYFSKSAQEHKMLEFQRLHQNQMTIDRYKAEFSRLSKYAPWMGEIPLDRARRFRDGLRPELRSRLIILNPRDYDELYERGKMVERDMKDRAAASA, from the coding sequence ATGGACAACCAAGGTAGAGGTTCGAGAGGAGGTTCTAGAGGAGGTTCCGGGGGAGCTTCTAACTCAAGGACAACGGTTAGGGAGGATCCAAGAGTGGATAGAGTCCTTAGGGCTCTAGAGGAAATTGGAAACCCGATGGGTAGGCAAATTCAAGAACGAGCTGCCGCTATTGCTCAAGCCGCCGAGGCTCGCATTGCTCTTGCTACCGTTGCTGCTCATGGAGTAAATGTCAATCAAGGGAATGACATTGGAAATAGACAAATGCACCAGTTGGTGGAACAATTTTTGAAGTTGAAACTAGCTAAGTTCATCGGAAAAGGTGATCTACAGGTTGCTCCTCATTGGATAGAGGATCTAGAGAAAGCGTATGAAGTGCTGGGGTACacagaagaggaaaaagtgacCCTCGTAGTGTATCGGTTGCGGGATACGGCCATTGATTGGTGGAAGcccaccaagggaagagttttcccggagggtacGGCTCTGAATTGGACTGTCTTTACGGAAGTCTTCAACGGAAAGTATTTCTCTAAAAGCGCTCAAGAGCAtaagatgttagaatttcagcgGCTCCACCAAAATCAGATGACAATCGATCGGTATAAGGCTGAATTCTCAAGATTGTCGAAGTATGCACCATGGATGGGGGAGATTCCTTTGGATAGAGCGAGAAGGTTCCGGGATGGGTTGAGGCCGGAACTTCGTAGTCGATTGATCATACTGAACCCGAGGGACTACGATGAGCTTTATGAACGGGGTAAAATGGTAGAACGAGATATGAAGGACAGGGCTGCCGCATCTGCATAG
- the LOC115746981 gene encoding precursor of CEP5-like: MAQNKVLFAFVFLLLAFSPKLQSTQARQLKLTTQKQHPFSNKLQNVHELLEKEPRKTITEQSKNLHGEILNKATNTDISATQLPPPPSAMVVGTTLPPTPDHSLDDFRPTDPGHSPGVGHPLQN, encoded by the coding sequence ATGGCCCAAAACAAGGTTCTCTTTGCCTTCGTCTTTCTTCTTCTAGCCTTCTCTCCAAAACTCCAGTCCACTCAAGCTAGGCAGTTGAAGCTCACCACGCAAAAGCAACACCCATTTTCAAACAAGCTTCAAAAtgtgcatgaactcctagaaaAGGAACCAAGGAAAACCATAACCGAGcagagcaaaaacttgcatggTGAAATTTTAAACAAAGCCACGAACACTGATATATCCGCCACTCAGCTGCCGCCGCCACCAAGTGCGATGGTGGTGGGAACAACGCTGCCGCCAACTCCCGACCACAGCTTAGATGACTTCAGGCCCACGGATCCTGGCCACAGCCCCGGGGTTGGCCATCCGCTGCAGAACTAG
- the LOC125312926 gene encoding precursor of CEP5-like: MAQNKVLFAFVFLLFIFSLKLQSTQARLLKLTMHKQNPLLNKLQNANKLLEKDPSETLAKQSKNLHGETSNKATDTNLSSTLPSPPSPPSAMVGPTTPPPSPGRSLDDFRPTAPGHSPGVGHSLQN; encoded by the coding sequence ATGGCCCAAAACAAGGTTCTCTTTGCcttcgtctttcttcttttcatcttctctttaaAGCTCCAGTCCACTCAAGCAAGGCTGCTGAAGCTAACCATGCACAAGCAAAACCCATTGCTAAACAAGCTCCAAAATGCGAATAAACTCCTAGAAAAGGATCCGAGTGAAACATTAGCCAAGCAGAGTAAAAACTTGCACGGTGAAACCTCGAACAAAGCCACGGACACTAACTTGTCTTCCACTCTGCCGTCGCCGCCATCGCCACCAAGTGCCATGGTGGGGCCAACCACGCCGCCGCCATCTCCTGGACGTAGCTTAGATGACTTCAGGCCCACAGCTCCTGGCCACAGCCCTGGGGTTGGCCATTCGCTTCAAAACTAG